The following proteins come from a genomic window of Pyxidicoccus sp. MSG2:
- a CDS encoding YncE family protein, which translates to MKVQGTALRRGISTAVLAATLLVSATASAAHFTLFESGQVRPLALSPNGRLLFAANTPDNRLEIFQVETSGLVHKGSVPVGLEPVAVAARTNDEVWVVNHLSDSISVVRIDTSGSSGAVTRTLLVGDEPRDIVFAGTGRKRAFITAAHRGQNVPFDPQLTTEGVGRADVWVFDSDNLGASLGGNPLTIIPLFGDTPRALAVTPDGSRVYAAVFHSGNRTSVVHESLVPNGGEAAGGVPGPNVNVQGLPAPETSVIVKYNGQDWLDVLGRPWTQQMPFSLPDKDVFAISATANPPAQVSGTAGFYTGVGSILFNMAVNPVSRKVYVSNTEARNDLRFEGPGTFAGSTLRGHLHESRITVLGTGSVAPRHLNKHINYAVCCAPVPNAESEKSLAQPLGMTVTSDGATLYVAAFGSSKLGVYSTAALEADSFVPSTANQIPLTGGGPTGVVLDEARGRLYVLTRFDNAISVVNTTTHQEVAHLPMFNPEPASIVEGRPFLYDARNSSSHGDASCASCHIFGDFDSLTWDLGNPDGVVKANFNPVVPVLPEFGPDATFGQDPSFHPMKGPLATQSLRGMANHGAMHWRGDRTAGAEAPSIQPNSGAFDEAAAFKQFNPAFMDLLGRSSQLPAEDMQKFTNFILQVTYPPNPIRNLDNALTPQQQAGRDFFVGTTSFFHGSCESCHRVDVNANPGEGPFKGFFGTDGKSSFDAEPLFPKVPHLRNMYQKVGMFGAGFAFGNSPADSFLGDQVRGIGFNSDGAIPTLFHFNSGFDFHPIFNSVGIPDTPEGFAAKKNMELYMFAFESNLAPIVGQQVTLTASNPSVAGPRIDLLRQRADAGECDLVAKGRVSGHDVGLLYLGGAQFKADRAALPLVSDALLRQGIVQANGVLTYTCTPPGSGQRIGIDRDLDGVLDGDE; encoded by the coding sequence ATGAAAGTCCAAGGCACGGCCCTCCGCCGTGGCATTTCGACAGCAGTGCTCGCGGCGACGCTCCTCGTGAGCGCCACCGCTTCCGCCGCACACTTCACCCTCTTCGAGAGTGGCCAGGTCCGGCCCCTGGCGCTCTCTCCCAATGGCAGGCTCCTCTTCGCCGCCAACACGCCGGACAACCGCCTGGAGATCTTCCAGGTGGAGACCAGCGGCCTCGTCCACAAGGGCTCGGTGCCCGTGGGCCTGGAGCCCGTCGCCGTCGCGGCGCGCACCAATGACGAGGTCTGGGTCGTCAACCACCTCTCCGACAGCATCAGCGTCGTGCGCATCGACACGAGCGGGAGCAGCGGCGCGGTGACGCGAACGCTGCTCGTGGGTGACGAGCCCCGCGACATCGTCTTCGCGGGCACGGGCCGCAAGCGCGCCTTCATCACCGCCGCGCACCGGGGGCAGAACGTCCCGTTCGACCCGCAGCTCACCACGGAGGGCGTCGGCCGCGCCGACGTCTGGGTGTTCGACTCGGACAACCTGGGCGCGTCGCTGGGCGGCAACCCGCTCACCATCATCCCCCTCTTCGGCGACACGCCCCGCGCGCTCGCGGTGACGCCGGACGGCTCGCGCGTCTATGCGGCGGTGTTCCACTCCGGCAACCGCACGTCGGTGGTGCACGAGAGCCTGGTGCCCAACGGCGGCGAGGCGGCGGGCGGCGTCCCCGGCCCCAACGTCAACGTCCAGGGGCTGCCGGCCCCGGAGACGTCCGTCATCGTCAAGTACAACGGACAGGACTGGCTGGACGTGCTGGGCCGTCCGTGGACGCAGCAGATGCCCTTCTCACTGCCGGACAAGGACGTGTTCGCCATCTCCGCCACGGCCAACCCGCCCGCGCAGGTGTCCGGCACCGCGGGCTTCTACACGGGCGTGGGCAGCATCCTGTTCAACATGGCCGTCAACCCCGTGAGCAGGAAGGTCTACGTCAGCAACACCGAAGCGCGGAATGACCTGCGCTTCGAGGGCCCCGGCACCTTCGCCGGCAGCACCCTCCGCGGGCACCTGCACGAGAGCCGCATCACCGTGCTGGGCACGGGCAGCGTCGCGCCCCGGCACCTCAACAAGCACATCAACTACGCCGTCTGCTGCGCGCCGGTGCCCAACGCGGAGAGCGAGAAGAGCCTCGCGCAGCCGCTGGGCATGACGGTGACGTCCGACGGCGCCACGCTGTACGTCGCGGCGTTCGGTTCATCCAAGCTGGGCGTGTACTCCACGGCCGCGCTTGAGGCGGACAGCTTCGTGCCGAGCACGGCGAACCAGATTCCGCTCACCGGCGGCGGCCCCACGGGCGTGGTGCTGGACGAGGCGCGCGGGCGCCTCTACGTGCTCACGCGCTTCGACAACGCCATCTCCGTGGTCAACACCACCACGCACCAGGAGGTGGCCCACCTGCCCATGTTCAACCCGGAGCCGGCGAGCATCGTGGAGGGGCGCCCGTTCCTCTACGACGCGCGCAACAGCTCCAGCCATGGCGACGCGTCCTGCGCGAGCTGCCACATCTTCGGTGACTTCGACAGCCTCACCTGGGACCTGGGCAACCCGGACGGCGTCGTGAAGGCCAACTTCAACCCCGTGGTGCCCGTGCTGCCGGAGTTCGGCCCGGACGCCACCTTCGGACAGGACCCGTCCTTCCACCCGATGAAGGGCCCCCTGGCCACGCAGAGCCTGCGCGGCATGGCCAACCACGGCGCCATGCACTGGCGCGGTGACCGCACCGCCGGCGCCGAGGCCCCCAGCATCCAGCCCAACAGCGGCGCCTTCGACGAGGCGGCGGCGTTCAAGCAGTTCAACCCGGCGTTCATGGACCTGCTCGGGCGCAGCTCGCAGCTCCCCGCGGAGGACATGCAGAAATTCACCAACTTCATCCTCCAGGTGACGTACCCGCCCAACCCCATCCGCAACCTGGACAACGCGCTCACGCCGCAGCAGCAGGCGGGCCGCGACTTCTTCGTCGGCACCACCAGCTTCTTCCACGGCTCGTGCGAGTCCTGCCACCGGGTGGACGTGAATGCGAATCCGGGCGAGGGCCCCTTCAAGGGCTTCTTCGGCACGGACGGCAAGTCGTCCTTCGACGCGGAGCCGCTGTTCCCCAAGGTTCCGCACCTGCGGAACATGTACCAGAAGGTCGGCATGTTCGGCGCCGGCTTCGCCTTCGGCAACTCGCCGGCGGATTCGTTCCTCGGTGACCAGGTGCGCGGCATCGGCTTCAACAGCGACGGCGCCATTCCCACGCTGTTCCACTTCAACAGCGGGTTCGACTTCCACCCCATCTTCAACTCCGTCGGCATCCCCGACACGCCGGAGGGCTTCGCGGCGAAGAAGAACATGGAGCTGTACATGTTCGCCTTCGAGAGCAACCTGGCGCCCATCGTCGGACAGCAGGTGACGCTCACCGCGAGCAACCCGTCCGTGGCGGGCCCGCGCATCGACCTGCTGCGCCAGCGCGCGGACGCGGGCGAGTGCGACCTGGTGGCGAAGGGACGCGTCTCGGGCCACGACGTGGGCCTGCTGTACCTGGGCGGCGCGCAGTTCAAGGCAGACCGGGCGGCGCTGCCCCTGGTCTCCGACGCGCTCCTGCGGCAGGGCATCGTCCAGGCCAACGGCGTGCTGACGTACACGTGCACGCCGCCGGGCTCGGGCCAGCGCATCGGCATCGACCGGGACCTGGATGGCGTCCTCGACGGCGACGAGTAG
- a CDS encoding GNAT family N-acetyltransferase, with translation MIAPGPTLETARLILRPTALEDLDGYSALIADPESARFIGGVQPRAMAWRAMSAMAGSWALQGFGMFSVLEKSTGQWLGRIGPWKPEGWPGTEVGWGLLRSAWGKGYATEAAAAAIDWAFDTLGWTQVIHCIVPENTPSAEVARKLGSKKIGPVTLPPPHDTTFIEAWGQSREEWRARRK, from the coding sequence ATGATTGCCCCCGGACCGACGCTCGAGACCGCACGCCTCATCCTCCGCCCCACGGCGCTGGAGGACCTGGACGGCTACTCGGCGCTCATCGCGGACCCGGAGTCCGCGCGCTTCATCGGGGGCGTGCAGCCGCGTGCCATGGCCTGGCGGGCGATGAGCGCCATGGCGGGCTCGTGGGCGCTGCAGGGCTTCGGCATGTTCTCCGTGCTGGAGAAGTCCACGGGCCAGTGGCTGGGACGCATCGGCCCGTGGAAGCCGGAGGGCTGGCCGGGCACGGAAGTGGGCTGGGGCCTGCTGCGCAGCGCCTGGGGCAAGGGCTACGCCACCGAGGCGGCGGCGGCGGCCATCGACTGGGCCTTCGACACTCTCGGGTGGACGCAGGTCATCCACTGCATCGTGCCCGAGAACACCCCGTCCGCGGAGGTCGCCCGGAAGCTGGGCTCGAAGAAGATCGGGCCGGTGACGCTGCCGCCGCCGCATGACACCACGTTCATCGAGGCGTGGGGTCAGAGCCGCGAGGAGTGGCGGGCCCGGCGGAAGTGA
- a CDS encoding M91 family zinc metallopeptidase produces MSTNRIGGGGAPSTQRTQPRVEPRVETARPTNAAPRQDPVGQQVRNRLATDSFEATSRQTGRLDLTGGAREATPPPTPTTPTPVGPQVTTNRAGQTVVDLGDGGKQATVSRGRDGGLTITSDGTSVNLTAEQARNVTIRGGNGNDRIAVDGDVTANLRIEGGDGNDTLIGGAGRNTLVGGAGDDYIQGGAGNDRIQGGAGRDVVYGLGGNDTITGGADRDYVDGGEGNDTISGGTGNDQVMGGRGNDTLNGGAGDDVVAAGEGRDRVNGGTGRDTLFTQTDDVRYGSRAQRAGDTVTTVDLNTNNAAGNVPGSSIVIEGDAAFQARVQSDLDALRSTPQGREMLTALDNSGHTTTIRLQTNPAAGNTAGATDGTNAWLKPDGTPGSGSDAVINYYPERISLGGEDWQNRPPVVGLFHEMVHAYNYTTGTLAPGQTGGVNNRELAAVGLPYDHDANATTPNQHPGHINENDYRDELNLPTRPRY; encoded by the coding sequence ATGAGCACGAATCGCATCGGTGGTGGCGGAGCTCCTTCGACGCAGCGCACCCAGCCCCGGGTCGAGCCGCGCGTCGAGACCGCGAGGCCCACGAACGCCGCCCCCAGGCAGGACCCGGTGGGCCAGCAGGTGCGCAACCGGCTCGCCACCGACAGCTTCGAGGCCACGTCGCGCCAGACGGGCAGGCTGGACCTGACCGGCGGTGCCCGTGAAGCGACCCCGCCCCCGACCCCGACGACTCCGACTCCCGTCGGGCCGCAGGTGACCACGAACCGTGCCGGGCAGACGGTGGTGGACCTGGGGGATGGTGGCAAGCAGGCCACGGTGTCCCGCGGTCGTGACGGCGGGCTGACCATCACCTCCGACGGCACCAGCGTCAACCTGACCGCGGAGCAGGCGCGGAACGTCACCATCCGCGGCGGCAACGGCAATGACCGCATCGCGGTGGACGGCGACGTGACGGCGAACCTCCGCATCGAGGGCGGCGACGGCAACGACACGCTCATCGGCGGCGCTGGCCGGAACACGCTCGTGGGCGGGGCCGGGGATGACTACATCCAGGGCGGGGCGGGCAACGACCGCATCCAGGGTGGCGCGGGCCGCGACGTCGTGTACGGCCTGGGCGGCAACGACACGATTACGGGCGGGGCGGACCGCGACTACGTCGACGGTGGCGAGGGCAATGACACCATCAGCGGCGGCACCGGCAATGACCAGGTGATGGGCGGCCGTGGCAACGACACGCTGAACGGCGGCGCTGGCGACGACGTGGTCGCCGCGGGCGAGGGCAGGGACCGGGTCAACGGAGGCACCGGCCGCGACACGCTCTTCACCCAGACGGACGACGTCCGGTACGGGTCGAGGGCGCAGCGGGCGGGCGACACCGTGACGACGGTGGACCTGAACACGAATAACGCCGCCGGCAATGTCCCCGGCAGCTCCATCGTCATCGAGGGCGATGCCGCCTTCCAGGCGCGTGTGCAGTCCGACCTGGACGCGCTGCGCTCCACCCCTCAGGGCCGGGAGATGCTCACGGCGCTCGACAACAGCGGCCACACCACCACCATCCGCCTCCAGACGAATCCGGCCGCGGGCAACACCGCGGGCGCGACGGACGGCACCAACGCCTGGCTGAAGCCGGATGGTACCCCGGGGAGTGGCTCGGACGCGGTCATCAACTACTACCCCGAGCGCATCTCGCTGGGCGGTGAGGATTGGCAGAACCGCCCGCCCGTCGTCGGCCTCTTCCACGAGATGGTGCACGCCTACAACTACACCACTGGCACGCTGGCCCCGGGCCAGACGGGCGGGGTGAACAACCGCGAGCTGGCGGCGGTGGGCCTGCCGTACGACCACGACGCCAATGCGACCACGCCGAACCAGCACCCCGGCCACATCAACGAGAACGACTACCGCGACGAGCTGAACCTGCCCACGCGGCCCCGGTACTGA
- a CDS encoding tetratricopeptide repeat protein, translating to MSERNDVPRPAVPVASPPMSGASATPAATATETLAQAASQLPAPPNTSAEDEARERIASLEREAKALSTTEPQAAALLFHEVGLLWEEPLKNPRNAAVAFQSAYKLAPRYLVNIRAARRLFADVGNWQMVLQLLDAELAATGDVRHQAALLFEKGIVLQERLSRDEESTACLKLCLERRPTDVVVLTQLESVYAARNDSHALVEVYRLLSAAVQQPSLRAHYLTAAGLLMEERLKQRDPAAVLFRQAFALDRTDLQLLAAMKRLSEREGKTDELLEVLAAEAAALGPQAAPAYLQIAKVCERADRKGEALAALLDARSVAPNEPLVLSELAGIYETQGRFEELADVLLARVGSLNDESELVATNLRLAALYEETLKREADAAARYQAIVARIPGHAAALAGLGKLYYRMQNWEGLVSVFDAEVAAAEDAKQKAARMYKAAEILEERLGRQEDAITRYNTCLQLQPGYLPAQKALTRLYERQGRFAELVAMYEQDLLQTSDRDQLITTLNKMAVVYEDRLGDLDHAIECMKRILDLASDHLPTIRNLARLYERASRFRELLETNDLEASLAGDTKQVLSLLHRNAEILDEHLKDRAGAISAYERVLALSPSYLPALKALGRLYAQDGRWAKLIDMYRAESEASPSTEQAAALIYKIGELYEQKLQMESEAIASFNEALMLAPSYFPALRALARIYRSAGAWESLVEVLRAEAANRTDPMERANALYQAATIWEDQLQRPQLAIDTYQEVLRLTPGHAATLRALERLYLAQDNVKELVSILDRETQVGGTPSAKVTAYLKLARLYLDRFQEPSRAAQCSEAVLGLDPGNLTALTLLERIRASDRPRRAELRQRIAERVNDPRLATALRLSAALDLDKTPAEGTLEAYKRAFEADPGDARLAFVLERGLRQAGDAAGLARLYTMRLAAAQDADEALEMLLRTAELADARFNDVERATALYRQALELQPTCLPALQGARRVALKRGDFSGARTALEAEARVSRDPRGAIEALLAAARLAAGKLGDSDGATALYRQALEKDPLHPAAQAGLEELLAQRGGSADLAALQERRAEAKLALKDGAAAATAFVGAARLYHTALNDRPRALAHLEKALAAQPGFPEALELRGTLLLEAQQYPEAAAMLSQRVQQGGDPRAMAQLHLTLGTLYATHLNDPGRAAAHLQTVLATMPRNLEALERLAALHAQGRNWAGAVDCLHKLLQQELSVDVRARFTLELARTYDEGLGDAAAATPLYRRALELTPGNPALVERLVVLYERARNLPELAQMLDAQAQAQMAVDPKRAATMRMRVADLYSGPLSEPARATALYRQVVDSDGTNLTARAALAELYARDTTSVPMAIEEHRQILRQDPTRVDSVHALFKLWEGMKQLDKAFCAASVLQFMRSTNEVEMAFYTEARTRLATEAREALGSADVDAVLMHPAARGPMLEVLRAVGDQLEKVYPPSFDIVGVNPKADKLKPDSAVFKAMRTVAQIFGVEEFEAYQARRGLTVLETTEPLAVCIGQDVVRRFNAREQKFLLGRAALGLLNKTAVLEKLSQGETADLFGNSIRIHAPQFTTLGRRNDESVKQLRKAYSRKALKALEIPAMAVGELQKVDLPMWLDALDYSADRAGHLICGDVSVGLSMVLREDPNFAGARLDSPEPVLQAIREGERLRTLLAWSFTDDFFRLRQRLGLSL from the coding sequence ATGAGTGAGCGCAACGACGTCCCGCGGCCCGCTGTCCCCGTGGCCTCTCCGCCCATGTCTGGAGCGTCCGCGACGCCCGCGGCAACGGCCACCGAGACGCTTGCCCAGGCCGCCAGCCAGCTTCCCGCGCCTCCCAACACCAGCGCCGAGGATGAGGCCCGCGAGCGCATCGCCTCGCTGGAGCGCGAGGCGAAGGCCCTGAGCACCACCGAGCCGCAGGCCGCCGCCCTCCTCTTCCACGAGGTGGGCCTCCTCTGGGAGGAGCCGCTGAAGAATCCGCGCAACGCCGCGGTGGCCTTCCAGAGCGCGTACAAGCTGGCGCCCCGGTACCTCGTCAACATCCGCGCCGCGCGCCGCCTCTTCGCGGACGTGGGCAACTGGCAGATGGTCCTGCAACTGCTGGACGCCGAGCTGGCCGCCACCGGGGACGTGCGCCATCAGGCCGCGCTGCTCTTCGAGAAGGGCATCGTCCTCCAGGAGCGCCTGTCCCGCGACGAGGAGTCCACCGCCTGCCTCAAGCTGTGCCTGGAGCGCCGGCCCACGGACGTCGTCGTCCTCACGCAGCTCGAGTCCGTCTACGCCGCGCGCAACGACTCGCACGCGCTGGTGGAGGTGTACCGGCTGCTCTCCGCCGCCGTGCAGCAACCGTCGCTGCGCGCGCACTACCTCACCGCCGCGGGCCTGCTGATGGAGGAGCGGCTGAAGCAGAGAGACCCGGCCGCCGTCCTCTTCCGCCAGGCCTTCGCCCTGGACCGCACGGACCTGCAATTGCTGGCGGCGATGAAGCGGCTGTCCGAGCGCGAGGGCAAGACGGACGAATTGCTCGAGGTGCTGGCCGCCGAGGCCGCCGCCCTGGGCCCGCAGGCAGCGCCCGCGTATCTGCAGATCGCCAAGGTGTGTGAGCGCGCGGACCGCAAGGGCGAGGCGCTGGCGGCGCTGCTGGACGCGCGCAGCGTGGCGCCCAACGAGCCGCTGGTGCTGAGCGAGCTGGCCGGCATCTACGAGACGCAGGGCCGCTTCGAGGAGCTGGCGGACGTGCTGCTGGCGCGCGTGGGCTCGCTCAACGACGAGAGCGAGCTGGTGGCCACCAACCTCCGGCTGGCCGCGCTCTACGAGGAGACGCTCAAGCGCGAGGCGGACGCGGCCGCGCGCTACCAGGCGATTGTCGCGCGCATCCCCGGCCATGCGGCGGCGCTCGCGGGCCTGGGCAAGCTCTACTACCGCATGCAGAACTGGGAGGGGCTGGTCTCCGTGTTCGACGCGGAGGTGGCCGCCGCCGAGGACGCGAAGCAGAAGGCCGCCCGCATGTACAAGGCGGCGGAGATCCTGGAAGAGCGGTTGGGCCGTCAGGAAGACGCCATCACCCGCTACAACACCTGCCTCCAGCTCCAGCCCGGCTACCTCCCCGCGCAGAAGGCCCTCACCCGCCTCTACGAGCGCCAGGGCCGCTTCGCGGAGCTGGTGGCCATGTACGAGCAGGACCTGCTCCAGACGTCGGACCGCGACCAGCTCATCACCACGCTGAACAAGATGGCGGTGGTGTACGAGGACCGCCTGGGTGATTTGGACCACGCCATCGAGTGCATGAAGCGCATCCTCGACCTGGCGTCGGACCACCTGCCCACCATCCGCAACCTGGCGCGACTGTACGAGCGGGCCTCGCGCTTCCGCGAGCTGCTGGAGACGAACGACCTGGAGGCGTCGCTCGCCGGTGACACCAAGCAGGTGCTGTCTCTGCTGCACCGCAACGCGGAGATCCTCGACGAGCACCTGAAGGACCGCGCGGGCGCCATCTCCGCCTACGAGCGCGTGCTGGCGCTGTCGCCGTCGTACCTGCCCGCGCTCAAGGCGCTGGGCCGGCTGTACGCGCAGGACGGCCGCTGGGCGAAGCTCATCGACATGTACCGGGCGGAGTCGGAGGCCTCTCCCTCCACCGAGCAGGCCGCGGCGCTCATCTACAAGATTGGCGAGCTGTACGAGCAGAAGCTGCAGATGGAGAGCGAGGCCATCGCCTCGTTCAACGAAGCGCTGATGCTGGCCCCCAGCTACTTCCCCGCGCTGCGCGCGCTGGCCCGCATCTACCGCTCCGCCGGTGCGTGGGAGAGCCTGGTCGAGGTGCTGCGCGCCGAGGCCGCCAACCGCACGGACCCGATGGAGCGCGCCAACGCGCTCTACCAGGCGGCGACCATCTGGGAGGACCAGCTCCAGCGGCCGCAGCTCGCCATCGACACGTACCAGGAGGTGCTGCGCCTGACGCCCGGCCACGCCGCCACGCTGCGCGCGCTGGAGCGGCTGTACCTGGCCCAGGACAACGTGAAGGAGTTGGTGTCCATCCTGGACCGCGAGACGCAGGTGGGCGGTACGCCCTCGGCCAAGGTGACGGCGTACCTGAAGCTGGCGCGGCTGTACCTGGACCGCTTCCAGGAGCCGTCGCGCGCGGCCCAGTGCAGCGAGGCCGTGCTTGGGCTGGACCCCGGCAACCTCACCGCACTCACGCTGCTGGAGCGCATCCGCGCCTCCGACCGCCCCCGCCGCGCCGAGCTGCGCCAGCGCATCGCCGAGCGCGTGAATGACCCGCGCCTGGCCACCGCGCTGCGCCTGTCCGCCGCGCTCGACCTGGACAAGACGCCCGCCGAGGGGACGCTGGAGGCGTACAAGCGCGCCTTCGAGGCGGACCCGGGCGACGCGCGGCTCGCCTTCGTGCTGGAGCGCGGGCTGCGCCAGGCGGGTGATGCCGCGGGCCTCGCGCGCCTCTACACCATGCGGCTGGCGGCGGCGCAGGACGCCGACGAGGCGCTGGAGATGCTGCTGCGCACCGCCGAGCTGGCGGACGCGCGCTTCAACGACGTGGAGCGCGCGACGGCCCTCTACCGCCAGGCGCTGGAGTTGCAGCCGACGTGCCTGCCCGCGCTGCAAGGGGCGCGGCGCGTGGCGCTCAAGCGCGGGGATTTCTCCGGGGCACGGACCGCCCTGGAGGCCGAGGCCCGCGTGAGCCGGGACCCACGCGGCGCCATCGAAGCCCTCCTCGCAGCGGCGAGGCTGGCCGCGGGCAAGCTGGGGGACTCGGACGGGGCGACGGCGCTGTACCGGCAGGCGCTGGAGAAGGACCCGCTGCACCCGGCCGCGCAGGCGGGCTTGGAAGAATTGCTCGCGCAGCGTGGCGGCTCGGCGGACCTGGCGGCGCTGCAGGAGCGGCGTGCCGAGGCGAAGCTGGCGCTGAAGGACGGCGCGGCGGCGGCCACGGCCTTCGTCGGCGCGGCGCGGCTGTACCACACGGCGCTGAATGACAGGCCCCGCGCACTGGCTCATCTGGAAAAAGCGCTGGCCGCACAGCCGGGCTTCCCCGAGGCGCTGGAGCTGCGAGGCACGCTGCTGCTGGAGGCACAGCAGTACCCCGAGGCCGCGGCCATGCTGAGCCAGCGCGTGCAGCAGGGCGGAGACCCGCGGGCCATGGCGCAGCTCCACCTGACGCTGGGCACCCTGTACGCGACGCATTTGAACGACCCGGGCCGCGCGGCGGCTCATCTCCAAACGGTGCTGGCCACCATGCCCCGCAACCTGGAGGCGCTGGAGCGGCTGGCCGCGCTGCACGCGCAGGGCCGCAACTGGGCGGGCGCGGTGGACTGCCTGCACAAGCTGTTGCAGCAGGAGCTGTCCGTGGACGTGCGGGCGCGCTTCACGCTGGAGCTGGCACGCACCTACGACGAGGGCCTGGGCGACGCGGCGGCGGCCACCCCGCTCTACCGTCGCGCGCTCGAACTGACGCCGGGCAACCCGGCGCTGGTGGAGCGGCTGGTGGTGCTCTACGAGCGCGCGCGCAACCTGCCGGAGCTGGCGCAGATGCTGGATGCGCAGGCCCAGGCGCAGATGGCGGTGGACCCGAAGCGCGCGGCGACGATGCGGATGCGGGTGGCGGACCTCTACTCGGGCCCGCTGTCCGAGCCGGCCCGTGCCACGGCGCTGTACCGGCAGGTGGTGGACTCGGACGGCACCAACCTGACGGCGCGGGCGGCGCTCGCGGAGCTGTACGCACGCGACACCACGTCCGTGCCCATGGCGATCGAGGAGCACCGGCAGATCCTCCGCCAGGACCCGACGCGGGTGGACAGCGTGCACGCGCTGTTCAAGCTGTGGGAGGGCATGAAGCAGCTCGACAAGGCGTTCTGCGCGGCGTCGGTGTTGCAGTTCATGCGCTCGACGAACGAGGTGGAGATGGCCTTCTACACGGAGGCCCGCACCCGGCTGGCGACGGAGGCGCGCGAGGCGCTGGGCTCCGCGGACGTGGACGCGGTGCTGATGCACCCGGCGGCGCGCGGGCCCATGCTGGAGGTGCTGCGCGCGGTGGGAGACCAGTTGGAGAAGGTCTACCCGCCGAGCTTCGACATCGTCGGCGTCAACCCCAAGGCCGACAAGCTGAAGCCGGACTCCGCGGTGTTCAAGGCCATGCGCACGGTGGCGCAGATCTTCGGCGTGGAGGAGTTCGAGGCGTACCAGGCGCGGCGCGGGCTGACGGTGCTGGAGACGACGGAGCCGCTGGCGGTGTGCATCGGCCAGGACGTGGTGCGCCGCTTCAACGCACGTGAGCAGAAGTTCCTGCTGGGGCGCGCGGCGCTGGGCCTGCTGAACAAGACGGCGGTGCTGGAGAAGCTGTCGCAGGGCGAGACGGCGGACCTGTTCGGCAACTCCATCCGCATCCACGCGCCGCAGTTCACCACGCTGGGCCGGCGCAACGACGAGTCGGTGAAGCAGCTGCGCAAGGCGTATTCGCGCAAGGCGCTCAAGGCGCTGGAGATTCCGGCGATGGCGGTGGGCGAGCTCCAGAAGGTGGACCTGCCGATGTGGCTGGACGCGCTGGACTACTCGGCGGACCGGGCGGGCCACCTCATCTGCGGCGACGTGTCCGTGGGCCTGAGCATGGTGCTGCGCGAGGACCCGAACTTCGCCGGCGCGCGCCTGGACAGCCCGGAGCCCGTGCTCCAGGCCATCCGCGAGGGCGAGCGGCTGCGCACCCTGCTGGCCTGGTCCTTCACCGATGACTTCTTCCGGCTGCGCCAGCGGCTGGGGCTGTCGCTGTAG
- a CDS encoding competence/damage-inducible protein A: MERTGAAAVIIGNEVLTAKVTDLNGPHLIKRLREVGIPLHSVEIVLDDVDAIVSAVARARQKARHVFTSGGIGPTHDDVTVRAVALAMGKPVVRLPEMVELITARAPGGQVTPEGMRLADAPEGAVLLPQAGTWYPVLTVEDVYLLPGVPQLFRMQLETVLGRLSGTPVVLNSLYLRLGESEIAAVLDRVALDMPHVAIGSYPEFDPGKDYRVKVTVESLERGPVDDALERIVKGLPEGAVLRRE; this comes from the coding sequence ATGGAGCGCACCGGCGCAGCGGCGGTCATCATCGGAAACGAGGTCCTGACCGCGAAGGTCACGGACCTGAACGGGCCCCACCTCATCAAGCGGCTGCGCGAGGTGGGCATTCCGCTGCACTCGGTGGAAATCGTCCTCGATGACGTGGACGCCATCGTGAGCGCTGTGGCGAGGGCCCGCCAGAAGGCGCGCCACGTCTTCACCAGCGGCGGCATCGGTCCCACGCACGACGACGTCACGGTGCGCGCGGTGGCGCTGGCCATGGGCAAGCCGGTGGTCCGGCTGCCGGAGATGGTGGAGCTCATCACCGCGCGGGCGCCCGGCGGCCAGGTGACGCCCGAGGGCATGCGGCTGGCGGACGCCCCCGAGGGCGCCGTGCTGCTGCCCCAGGCGGGCACCTGGTACCCGGTGCTGACGGTGGAGGACGTGTACCTGCTGCCCGGAGTACCGCAGCTCTTCCGGATGCAGCTGGAGACGGTGCTCGGGCGCCTGAGCGGGACGCCGGTGGTGCTGAACAGCCTCTACCTGCGCCTGGGTGAGAGCGAGATTGCCGCGGTGCTGGACCGCGTGGCGCTGGACATGCCGCACGTGGCCATCGGCTCGTATCCAGAGTTCGACCCGGGCAAGGACTACCGGGTGAAGGTGACGGTGGAGTCCCTCGAGCGCGGCCCCGTGGACGACGCGCTGGAGCGCATCGTCAAGGGCCTGCCCGAGGGTGCGGTGTTGCGGCGGGAGTAG